One window of Streptomyces sp. NBC_00273 genomic DNA carries:
- a CDS encoding M1 family metallopeptidase produces the protein MSGQRTEPSDPYFPANGDSRYRVHRYELALEYRPGPNRLAGTARLSAIAGRAPLTEFHLNLAEFRIGRVLVNGRAPHYTHRGGKLRIRPAKPLPAGSAFTVEVHWAGNPKPVRSPWGGIGWEELTDGALVASQPVGAPSWYPCNDRPADKASYHISVNTPSPYTVVAGGRLLTRTTKASTTTWVYEQSAPTSSYLVSLSIGMYQTVLLGDPGLGGVPQSAHVPAHLLPRFSRDFARQPAMMRLFEELFGPYPFGEYVVVVADEELDVPVEAQGLSTFGANHVDGVRGSERLIAHELSHQWFGNSVTIADWRHIWLNEGFAKYAEWLWSERSGGRTAHELATAAHRLLASQPRDLRLADPGRKLMFDDRLYQRGGLTLHAIRCALGDSAFFRMLRDWATVHRHGVVSTVALTHHVARYAAEPLDDLFTAWIHEPALPPLPAPPRPPIPARPEYPPTNGGSKGGRGKASA, from the coding sequence GTGAGCGGCCAGAGAACAGAGCCATCGGACCCGTACTTCCCGGCCAACGGCGACTCCCGTTACCGAGTGCACCGGTACGAACTCGCTCTGGAGTACCGTCCCGGTCCCAACCGGCTCGCCGGCACGGCCCGGCTGAGCGCGATCGCCGGGCGGGCGCCGCTCACCGAGTTCCACCTGAACCTGGCCGAATTCAGAATAGGCCGCGTCCTGGTGAACGGCCGGGCGCCGCACTACACCCACCGCGGCGGCAAACTCCGCATCCGCCCGGCCAAGCCCCTGCCCGCCGGCTCCGCCTTCACCGTGGAGGTGCACTGGGCCGGCAACCCCAAGCCGGTGCGCAGCCCCTGGGGCGGCATCGGCTGGGAGGAACTGACCGACGGCGCCCTGGTGGCCAGCCAGCCCGTCGGCGCGCCCTCCTGGTACCCGTGCAACGACCGGCCCGCCGACAAGGCCTCGTACCACATCTCGGTCAACACGCCGTCCCCCTACACGGTCGTGGCCGGCGGCCGGCTGCTCACGCGCACGACGAAGGCCAGCACGACCACCTGGGTCTACGAGCAGTCGGCGCCGACCTCCAGCTACCTGGTCAGCCTGTCCATCGGCATGTACCAGACGGTGCTCCTCGGCGACCCCGGACTCGGCGGCGTACCGCAGAGCGCCCACGTGCCGGCGCACCTGTTGCCGCGGTTCTCCCGCGACTTCGCCCGGCAACCCGCCATGATGCGCTTGTTCGAGGAACTCTTCGGGCCCTACCCCTTCGGCGAGTACGTAGTGGTCGTCGCCGACGAGGAACTGGACGTTCCCGTAGAGGCGCAGGGCTTGTCCACCTTCGGCGCCAACCACGTGGACGGCGTCCGCGGCTCGGAACGCCTCATCGCCCATGAACTCTCGCACCAGTGGTTCGGCAACAGCGTGACCATCGCCGACTGGCGGCACATCTGGCTGAACGAGGGATTCGCGAAGTACGCCGAATGGCTCTGGTCGGAGCGCTCCGGCGGCCGCACCGCGCACGAGCTGGCGACCGCCGCACACCGGCTGCTGGCCTCGCAGCCACGGGACCTGCGCCTCGCCGACCCCGGCCGCAAGCTGATGTTCGACGACCGCCTGTACCAGCGCGGTGGCCTCACCCTGCACGCGATCCGCTGCGCGCTGGGCGACAGCGCGTTCTTCCGCATGCTGCGGGACTGGGCCACGGTGCACCGCCACGGGGTGGTGTCCACGGTGGCCCTCACCCACCACGTGGCCCGCTACGCGGCCGAGCCGCTGGACGACCTGTTCACCGCCTGGATCCACGAACCGGCCCTCCCGCCCCTGCCGGCGCCGCCCCGGCCCCCGATACCGGCGAGGCCCGAGTACCCGCCGACGAACGGCGGTTCCAAGGGCGG